In a single window of the Phaeobacter sp. G2 genome:
- a CDS encoding IS5 family transposase — MSSWAPTKYKTTNWSSSNDALKQRGSLAIWFDPEMVWTPPPTGRRGRQCKFSDAAIQTCLTMKVLFGMPLRQTAGFVESLLRLVGLDWSVPDFSTLWRRQKTLNVSLPYFGGTGPLNLLIDSTGIKAEGEGEWNARKHGGPKRRIWRKIHIGIDEETLEVRAVEVTTSNIGDAPMLPELLNQIPPDQDLGSVTADGAYDTRRCHDVIAARGAHAVIPPRKNAKPWKPTSAGAIARNEAVNASRYLGRALWRRWSGYHRRSRVETKMHCVKLLGQSLMAWDFDRQVAEIQVRIAVLNRYTALGIPVTEPVG; from the coding sequence ATGAGCAGTTGGGCCCCTACGAAGTATAAGACCACGAATTGGTCGTCTTCCAATGACGCGCTGAAGCAGCGTGGATCGTTGGCGATCTGGTTTGATCCCGAGATGGTTTGGACACCGCCACCGACCGGCAGGCGCGGTCGTCAATGCAAGTTCAGCGATGCCGCGATCCAGACCTGTCTGACCATGAAAGTCCTTTTCGGTATGCCACTGAGGCAGACGGCTGGGTTCGTTGAGAGTCTGTTGCGGCTGGTCGGACTGGATTGGTCCGTGCCCGATTTCAGTACGCTGTGGCGCCGCCAGAAGACGCTGAACGTGAGCTTGCCGTATTTCGGTGGGACTGGCCCACTGAACCTTCTGATCGATAGCACAGGCATCAAGGCAGAGGGCGAAGGTGAATGGAACGCCCGCAAGCATGGCGGCCCCAAGCGACGTATTTGGCGCAAGATACATATCGGGATTGATGAGGAAACGCTGGAGGTTCGCGCGGTAGAGGTCACCACCAGCAACATCGGTGATGCGCCCATGTTGCCTGAACTGCTCAACCAAATCCCACCAGATCAGGACCTTGGGTCAGTGACCGCCGATGGTGCCTACGACACGCGCAGATGCCATGACGTGATTGCAGCACGGGGCGCTCATGCAGTCATTCCGCCGCGCAAGAACGCCAAACCGTGGAAACCCACAAGCGCCGGAGCCATCGCAAGAAACGAAGCGGTCAATGCCTCACGATACCTAGGGCGCGCGCTGTGGCGACGATGGAGCGGATACCACCGCCGAAGCCGCGTTGAAACCAAGATGCACTGTGTGAAGCTGCTCGGCCAATCGCTGATGGCCTGGGACTTCGACCGGCAGGTAGCGGAAATCCAAGTCCGCATCGCGGTCCTAAACCGCTACACCGCTCTTGGCATACCCGTCACAGAGCCCGTAGGGTAA